From the genome of Pelobacter propionicus DSM 2379, one region includes:
- a CDS encoding glycosyltransferase: protein MTGNDRSLLIIYPWGVDSVIEKNIGAGLRVGLLADFLQENGFRITVASVGRTEREFERNGIHFREFRFPSTFVLLTLYAALILFTRCLGWQGLHAWIYYTFFQYDRRFARLMKEEMAKAGIILLEYPFWAKLIHDFKIRTILTDHDIIAESWTKCGCRWLNNFLYKILLNKELSSFESAGRVVFVAESDRKFFVDQGLKSEHTAVITNPIKVSFDTIKCSCAPQLNYSFRGFEFHIGALFVGSGWFPNREAAQAIATTIALDCPYVTFFIAGECSTWVKNAPSNVRLLGVLSAEELSILYRMITFALIPVTWGTGSSLKTVEAMAYGKVIITTPVGVRGLAFEHGVHGMLCDEISEFPRQISQLTRNSTQRNQLESGARSLAKKYDYRTIFMRYLEIIDELSIKS from the coding sequence TTGACGGGTAATGATAGGTCATTGCTTATAATCTATCCCTGGGGTGTTGATTCGGTTATAGAAAAGAATATTGGCGCCGGATTACGTGTCGGTCTTCTAGCCGATTTCTTACAGGAAAACGGTTTCAGGATAACGGTGGCGAGTGTAGGCCGAACGGAAAGGGAATTTGAGCGAAATGGTATACATTTTCGTGAGTTTCGATTCCCGTCTACTTTTGTCCTCTTAACCTTATATGCGGCATTGATTCTTTTTACCCGGTGCCTGGGATGGCAAGGGCTTCATGCTTGGATTTACTATACCTTTTTTCAATATGATAGACGCTTTGCCCGTTTGATGAAAGAGGAGATGGCTAAAGCTGGAATAATCTTACTCGAGTATCCCTTCTGGGCAAAATTGATTCATGACTTTAAAATACGAACCATTTTGACCGACCACGACATTATTGCTGAATCATGGACTAAGTGTGGATGCAGATGGCTGAATAATTTTCTGTATAAGATACTTCTAAACAAGGAACTTTCGTCATTCGAGTCAGCCGGGCGGGTGGTTTTTGTTGCTGAAAGTGACAGGAAATTTTTTGTTGATCAAGGATTGAAGTCAGAACATACAGCGGTGATTACGAATCCAATTAAAGTATCGTTTGATACTATTAAGTGTAGCTGTGCTCCACAATTGAATTATAGTTTTCGAGGATTTGAATTCCATATCGGAGCTCTATTCGTGGGAAGTGGCTGGTTTCCAAATCGCGAGGCAGCCCAAGCCATTGCCACTACAATTGCTCTTGATTGCCCATATGTGACTTTTTTTATAGCTGGTGAATGTTCCACATGGGTGAAGAACGCCCCTAGCAATGTGCGGCTACTGGGCGTACTTTCTGCAGAGGAACTTTCAATACTGTATCGAATGATCACGTTTGCTTTGATTCCCGTTACATGGGGCACTGGTTCGTCATTAAAGACCGTTGAGGCAATGGCGTATGGGAAGGTCATTATCACTACTCCTGTAGGGGTCCGCGGTTTGGCGTTTGAACATGGTGTACACGGAATGCTCTGCGATGAAATAAGTGAGTTTCCTAGACAGATTAGCCAATTGACAAGAAATTCTACCCAGCGAAATCAGCTTGAAAGCGGCGCTCGCTCTCTAGCAAAAAAATACGACTACCGCACCATATTTATGCGGTATCTGGAAATTATCGATGAACTGTCAATTAAATCCTGA
- a CDS encoding protoporphyrinogen/coproporphyrinogen oxidase: MTILILGAGPCGLGAAYHLNKLGRTDWRIFERNTHVGGLSASFQDGTGFTWDIGGHVLFSHYDYFDRAVEKALGDDYYSHLRECRIRILNGWVPYPFQNNIRHLPPDALRACLDGLRAMRLNPADTNNFREWMDAVFGEGIVRYFMEPYNKKVWGVPLENMGREWLGERVSVVDLARIEKNIAEQRDDVNWGPNNRFKFPRYGGTGAIFEGIAKPLRERISCEHEVAVVDLEAKMVTFTNGLTERYDILINTTPLDAFIGKCVSVPEAVRDATQKLVHSGGLIVGLGFRGKRVDSKCWMYFPESDSPFYRVTNFFNYSPHNVPNGDIDNYFSLMCETTYSPHKPVDKETIIEETIQGLINSGMIAEEDRGRIVSSYLMDIPYSYPVPTLGRDRALAVIQPWLENRGVYSRGRFGAWKYEVGNMDHSFMQGVEVVERLLNGGAEPTLNGSTRG, translated from the coding sequence ATGACCATCCTTATCCTTGGCGCCGGGCCCTGCGGCCTCGGCGCCGCATACCACCTCAACAAACTCGGCCGGACCGACTGGCGCATTTTCGAGCGCAACACTCACGTCGGCGGTCTCTCCGCCTCGTTTCAAGATGGCACTGGTTTCACTTGGGACATCGGCGGTCATGTGCTCTTCTCCCATTACGACTACTTCGACCGGGCGGTGGAGAAGGCGCTGGGGGACGACTACTACAGCCATCTGCGGGAGTGCCGCATACGCATCCTGAATGGCTGGGTGCCGTACCCCTTCCAGAACAACATCCGTCATCTCCCCCCCGATGCCCTGCGGGCATGCCTCGACGGCCTCCGGGCCATGCGTTTGAATCCCGCCGATACCAACAATTTCAGGGAATGGATGGACGCGGTCTTCGGTGAGGGAATCGTCCGCTACTTCATGGAACCGTATAATAAAAAGGTCTGGGGAGTACCGCTGGAGAACATGGGGAGGGAGTGGCTGGGCGAGCGGGTCAGTGTTGTCGATCTGGCCCGGATCGAGAAGAATATCGCGGAACAGCGGGACGATGTGAACTGGGGGCCGAACAACCGCTTCAAGTTCCCCAGGTACGGAGGGACCGGCGCCATATTCGAAGGGATCGCGAAACCGTTACGGGAGCGCATTTCATGCGAGCATGAGGTTGCGGTCGTCGACCTGGAGGCGAAGATGGTCACCTTTACCAACGGCCTAACGGAGCGCTATGACATCCTGATCAACACCACTCCCCTGGACGCCTTTATCGGGAAGTGCGTTTCAGTTCCAGAGGCGGTGCGCGACGCCACCCAAAAACTGGTGCACAGCGGCGGACTGATCGTCGGTCTCGGCTTTAGGGGCAAGCGGGTCGATTCCAAGTGCTGGATGTACTTCCCCGAATCCGATTCTCCCTTCTACCGTGTGACAAACTTCTTCAACTATTCACCACATAACGTCCCCAATGGCGACATTGACAACTATTTCTCCCTGATGTGCGAGACCACCTACTCGCCCCACAAGCCGGTGGACAAGGAGACGATCATCGAGGAGACGATCCAGGGGCTGATCAACAGCGGCATGATAGCCGAAGAGGATCGGGGCCGGATCGTCAGCAGCTACCTGATGGACATTCCCTACTCCTACCCGGTGCCGACCCTGGGGCGGGACCGGGCGCTGGCCGTGATTCAGCCCTGGCTTGAAAACAGGGGAGTCTATTCCCGTGGTCGCTTCGGTGCCTGGAAGTACGAGGTGGGCAACATGGATCATTCCTTCATGCAGGGGGTGGAGGTGGTGGAGCGGTTGCTGAATGGTGGAGCCGAACCGACACTCAATGGAAGTACCCGCGGGTGA
- the rfbB gene encoding dTDP-glucose 4,6-dehydratase produces MPCTPRSLLVTGGAGFIGSNFIHSFLANNSDCRVTNLDSLTYAGNLANLKSLEHHPGYHFVRGDIGDSVLVANILAVQKIDAVVHFAAESHVDRSISGPEIFVRTNVLGTQVLLEESRKHWNAGEVGDFRFLQISTDEVYGSLGESGFFTEETPLAPNSPYSASKAGADLLVRAYHETFGLPTLNTRCSNNYGPFHFPEKLIPLLIHNIIERRPLPVYGDGRNVRDWLHVSDHARAVEVVLKGAEPGAVYNIGGNNEWFNIAIVNLVCDLMDQRLGRGSGESRGLISYVKDRPGHDRRYAIDASRLKRDLGWEPAYTFERGIAETVDWYLANQEWVAQVTSGSYRDYYAKQYGGAQ; encoded by the coding sequence ATGCCATGTACTCCCCGTTCGCTTCTTGTGACCGGCGGCGCCGGCTTTATCGGATCAAATTTCATTCATTCATTTCTCGCCAACAACTCCGACTGCCGGGTGACCAACCTGGATAGCCTGACCTATGCCGGGAATCTGGCCAACCTGAAGAGTCTGGAGCATCACCCCGGCTACCATTTCGTCAGGGGCGACATCGGCGACAGCGTACTGGTGGCCAATATCCTGGCGGTTCAGAAGATAGACGCGGTGGTGCATTTCGCCGCCGAATCCCACGTGGACCGCTCCATCAGCGGCCCGGAGATCTTCGTACGCACCAATGTGCTGGGAACCCAGGTGCTGCTGGAGGAGAGCCGCAAGCACTGGAACGCGGGGGAGGTCGGTGATTTCCGCTTCCTGCAGATTTCCACCGACGAGGTCTACGGCTCCCTGGGGGAGAGCGGCTTCTTCACCGAAGAGACCCCCCTGGCGCCTAATTCACCCTATTCGGCCAGCAAGGCCGGTGCTGACCTGCTGGTGCGCGCCTACCACGAAACCTTTGGGCTTCCGACCCTGAACACGCGCTGCTCCAATAACTACGGCCCGTTCCACTTTCCCGAGAAGCTGATCCCGCTTCTGATCCACAACATCATCGAGCGCAGGCCGTTGCCGGTGTACGGTGATGGCAGAAACGTGCGCGACTGGCTGCACGTCAGCGATCATGCCCGGGCAGTGGAGGTGGTGCTGAAGGGGGCAGAGCCCGGTGCGGTCTACAACATCGGCGGCAACAACGAGTGGTTCAACATCGCTATCGTCAACCTGGTGTGCGACCTGATGGACCAGCGGCTGGGGAGGGGTTCCGGCGAGAGCCGGGGGTTGATCAGCTATGTCAAGGACCGCCCCGGCCATGACCGGCGCTATGCCATCGACGCCTCCAGATTGAAGCGCGACCTGGGGTGGGAACCGGCCTATACCTTTGAACGGGGCATCGCCGAGACCGTCGACTGGTACCTGGCCAATCAGGAGTGGGTGGCCCAGGTCACCTCCGGCTCCTATCGCGACTACTACGCCAAACAGTACGGAGGCGCGCAATGA
- a CDS encoding glycoside hydrolase family 99-like domain-containing protein yields MSTKARLIAFYLPQFHPIPENNAWWGTGFTEWTNVSKARPLFKGHYQPHLPADLGFYDLRLPEARIAQAELAREYGIHGFCYYHYWFNGRRILERPFTEVLASGNPDFPFCLCWANENWTRTWDGGADNILLRQRYSDEDDLAHIHSLLPALRDSRYIRIKGKALILVYRTEILPDPKRTVDIWRSEACKAGAGDLYLVRVESFTSGMEPASIGFDAAVEFAPDWHNKGNITQRGLFSKLMTYLGLKSMNCLKHQIYEYSSLVDAMLGKELPTYPFYRCVCPSFDNSPRRKTDSVVFHNSTPELYFRWLNEVVEWTSCNHSPEERLVFVNAWNEWGEGNHLEPDLRWGKQYLEKTRQAINRCN; encoded by the coding sequence GTGTCAACAAAAGCGAGGCTGATAGCTTTTTACCTACCCCAATTTCATCCGATCCCAGAAAATAATGCATGGTGGGGAACCGGTTTCACCGAATGGACAAATGTCAGCAAAGCGCGCCCGTTGTTCAAGGGACATTACCAACCGCATTTGCCGGCTGATCTGGGCTTTTATGATCTGCGTCTCCCGGAGGCCAGAATAGCCCAAGCTGAACTGGCCCGAGAATATGGCATTCACGGTTTCTGTTACTACCACTACTGGTTTAATGGTCGGAGGATTCTTGAAAGGCCATTTACCGAGGTGCTTGCTTCAGGCAATCCTGATTTTCCCTTCTGTCTCTGCTGGGCCAACGAAAACTGGACACGGACCTGGGATGGCGGGGCCGATAACATCCTGCTCCGTCAGCGATACAGCGACGAAGATGATCTCGCACATATACATTCTCTCTTGCCCGCTCTGAGAGATTCCCGCTACATACGCATCAAAGGAAAAGCGCTGATACTCGTTTATCGCACTGAAATACTACCCGATCCGAAACGAACCGTTGACATCTGGCGCTCCGAGGCATGTAAGGCGGGGGCTGGAGATTTGTATCTGGTAAGGGTTGAAAGTTTTACGAGTGGGATGGAACCCGCTTCAATTGGATTTGACGCCGCCGTTGAGTTTGCACCCGACTGGCATAATAAAGGGAATATCACGCAACGGGGGCTTTTTAGTAAATTAATGACTTACCTAGGGCTCAAATCAATGAATTGCCTGAAACACCAAATTTATGAATATAGTTCGCTTGTTGATGCCATGCTTGGCAAGGAACTTCCTACCTACCCATTCTACCGATGTGTCTGCCCTTCATTTGACAACAGCCCCCGTCGCAAGACTGATTCAGTGGTTTTTCACAATTCAACACCTGAACTCTATTTCCGGTGGCTTAATGAGGTTGTTGAATGGACATCCTGCAACCATTCGCCCGAAGAACGATTGGTATTTGTAAATGCCTGGAACGAATGGGGAGAGGGAAATCATCTGGAACCTGATCTTCGTTGGGGTAAACAATATCTCGAAAAGACCAGACAAGCAATTAATCGGTGTAACTGA
- the rfbD gene encoding dTDP-4-dehydrorhamnose reductase: MILVIGCNGMLGSDLMTLLEGRGRGVDVRDLDITSLESTERLLTSLKPSVVINCAAYTDVDGCESNRETAMLVNAEGVANLARVTRGIGARLVQISTDYVFDGAKGSPYLEDDQTAPLSVYGQSKLLGERNAATNPDHLIVRTQWLYGLQGNNFVETMLRLGTERECLTVVDDQIGSPTWTVDLSRAILALLARGCRGTYHAANAGFCSWNEFARAIFREAGLGVRVEPMTTEQLNRPAKRPLYSTLDCSKLERDTGFRLQSWGDALTDYMKLRTHSNRG; this comes from the coding sequence ATGATTCTTGTCATTGGATGCAACGGCATGCTGGGCAGCGACCTGATGACGCTGCTGGAGGGGAGGGGGCGTGGCGTGGATGTCCGGGATCTGGATATCACCTCTCTGGAATCCACCGAACGGTTGCTGACCTCTCTGAAACCTTCCGTGGTGATCAACTGTGCCGCCTATACGGATGTGGACGGCTGCGAGAGCAACCGGGAGACCGCCATGCTGGTCAACGCAGAGGGTGTTGCCAACCTGGCCAGGGTGACCCGCGGCATCGGGGCCAGGCTGGTGCAGATCAGCACCGACTATGTCTTCGACGGCGCCAAGGGAAGCCCGTACCTGGAGGACGACCAGACCGCTCCCTTAAGCGTGTATGGCCAGTCCAAGCTGCTGGGGGAGAGAAACGCCGCCACCAACCCGGATCACCTGATCGTGCGCACCCAGTGGCTCTATGGCCTGCAGGGAAATAACTTCGTCGAAACCATGCTGCGTCTAGGAACGGAGAGGGAGTGCCTGACGGTGGTGGACGACCAGATCGGCTCTCCCACCTGGACTGTGGACCTCTCCCGTGCCATCCTGGCGCTTCTGGCCAGGGGCTGCCGCGGCACCTATCACGCCGCCAACGCCGGCTTTTGCTCCTGGAACGAGTTTGCCCGCGCCATCTTCCGGGAGGCCGGTCTGGGAGTGAGGGTCGAGCCCATGACCACGGAGCAGCTGAACCGTCCGGCCAAGCGGCCGCTCTATTCCACGCTGGATTGCTCCAAACTGGAGCGGGACACCGGTTTCCGTCTCCAGTCCTGGGGTGATGCGCTGACCGACTACATGAAACTGAGAACACATTCCAACAGGGGGTGA
- a CDS encoding glycosyltransferase family 9 protein: protein MNRVRLLKGIDAVVGRAVACVASRMPISTSQPGSIVSILLIRPGGIGDAVLLMPAIIALKQKFPQASITVLAERRNAATFALCPEVDRVLHYDMPSELLSAIRGRYDLVIDSEQWHRLSAVVARLCRPKLLIGFATNERRRLFSHGVSYSHDDYEVTSFLRLLEPLGITGGKVEAPFLTVPAAAMEEADALLAPLGGQPFVVIFPGASIPERRWGAERYSRVAEALNDEGYPVVVVGGNGDREQGELIVAAGRGLNLAGRTSLAETAAVLARSSLLVSGDSGVLHLAVGLGVRTVSLFGPGRALKWAPRGGGHVVLNRNLACSPCTTFGTTPPCPSGARCMREITVEQVLHQINAFLTPARHARSRRQGAKENK, encoded by the coding sequence GTGAACCGGGTTCGGCTGCTCAAGGGGATTGATGCTGTCGTGGGGCGCGCGGTTGCCTGCGTTGCCTCACGTATGCCGATTTCAACATCACAGCCGGGATCGATCGTCTCCATCCTCCTCATCCGCCCCGGCGGCATCGGCGATGCCGTGCTGCTGATGCCCGCCATAATCGCGCTCAAGCAGAAATTCCCCCAAGCAAGTATCACCGTCCTGGCCGAACGGCGCAACGCCGCCACCTTTGCCCTCTGCCCGGAGGTTGACCGTGTCCTGCACTACGATATGCCCTCGGAACTACTCTCCGCGATTCGCGGACGCTATGACCTGGTGATCGACAGTGAACAGTGGCATCGCCTCTCGGCGGTGGTGGCCCGTCTCTGCCGGCCGAAGCTGCTGATCGGCTTCGCTACCAACGAGCGGCGGCGTCTCTTCAGCCATGGCGTCTCCTACTCCCACGACGACTACGAGGTGACCAGTTTTCTCAGGTTGCTGGAACCGCTGGGGATCACTGGGGGAAAGGTCGAGGCACCATTTCTGACCGTACCGGCAGCGGCAATGGAGGAGGCGGATGCCCTGCTGGCCCCCCTCGGCGGACAGCCATTCGTGGTCATCTTTCCCGGTGCCAGCATTCCCGAACGGCGCTGGGGGGCTGAGCGGTACAGTCGGGTGGCAGAAGCGCTGAACGACGAGGGCTATCCTGTCGTGGTGGTGGGCGGAAATGGCGACAGGGAGCAGGGTGAGCTGATCGTTGCCGCTGGAAGGGGGCTGAACCTGGCCGGCCGGACGTCCCTGGCCGAAACCGCCGCGGTTCTCGCCAGGAGCAGTCTGCTGGTGAGCGGCGATTCCGGGGTGCTGCATCTGGCCGTGGGGTTGGGGGTGCGGACCGTCTCCCTGTTCGGGCCGGGGAGGGCGCTGAAATGGGCGCCACGGGGAGGGGGGCACGTGGTACTCAACCGGAACCTGGCCTGTTCACCCTGCACCACCTTCGGCACCACGCCGCCATGCCCCAGCGGTGCGCGCTGCATGCGGGAGATCACGGTTGAGCAGGTGCTGCACCAGATAAACGCCTTCCTCACGCCCGCTCGCCATGCTCGCTCAAGACGCCAAGGCGCAAAGGAAAACAAATAA
- a CDS encoding glycosyltransferase family 2 protein — protein sequence MSRSTLTAGENYLVYIVILNWNGLEDTSECLKSCRELTYSNFRIVVVDNASNGNEADELAARFSDIELIKLDSNLGYAGGNNAGIRHALNQGADSVWLLNNDTVVESSTLGALVHELYASDNVGCVGSKIYYFDRPDILWFAGGFVDRARGLAGHTGQNERDIGQHDVMKDVGYITGCSLLISREILTTVGMLDEDFFLLFEDTDFCSRVQMAGYFTRYVPESKLWHKVSRSIGNNSLRYEYYIYRNSLLFVEKLGLSTRSPICERVCMLIRGLIHDRSIRLAWSRTKGIYHYLIKRRGALV from the coding sequence ATGTCCAGGTCCACATTAACTGCTGGAGAAAATTATCTGGTCTATATTGTTATTCTTAACTGGAATGGTTTAGAAGATACGTCGGAATGCCTGAAGTCATGCCGGGAACTTACATACTCAAATTTTCGGATCGTTGTTGTCGACAACGCATCAAATGGTAACGAAGCAGATGAACTGGCAGCCCGTTTCTCCGATATTGAGCTGATTAAACTTGATTCCAACCTGGGGTATGCAGGTGGCAATAATGCCGGAATCCGTCATGCTTTGAATCAGGGGGCTGATTCAGTCTGGCTTCTCAACAACGACACTGTTGTGGAATCGAGTACCTTGGGGGCGCTGGTTCATGAACTTTATGCGTCCGATAATGTTGGTTGCGTCGGTTCAAAGATTTACTATTTCGACCGGCCAGATATTCTCTGGTTCGCCGGTGGCTTTGTAGACCGGGCGCGAGGTCTTGCGGGACATACCGGTCAGAATGAACGTGATATTGGCCAACACGATGTCATGAAAGATGTCGGATATATAACTGGTTGTAGCTTATTAATAAGTCGGGAGATACTCACAACAGTTGGAATGCTGGACGAGGACTTTTTTCTGTTGTTCGAGGATACTGACTTCTGTTCCAGGGTGCAGATGGCAGGGTATTTCACACGATACGTACCAGAATCCAAGTTGTGGCATAAGGTGTCTCGAAGTATAGGCAATAATTCCTTACGATATGAATATTATATTTATCGTAACTCTTTGCTGTTTGTGGAAAAACTAGGTTTGTCTACACGAAGTCCTATTTGTGAGAGGGTTTGCATGCTTATACGTGGTCTTATACATGACCGGAGCATACGCTTGGCTTGGTCCCGTACGAAAGGAATATATCACTATCTCATCAAACGGCGGGGTGCCTTAGTTTGA
- a CDS encoding lytic transglycosylase domain-containing protein, translating into MPNNALRPLFCLLVAVLLALPAGHARAFCFQEAGHMYGINPLVLRSIANVESSTNPSALNRNKNGTFDVGLMQINSIWKPLMGEERWKLLGDACYNTKTGAWILAMCINDYGYNWKALGCYHSRTPGLSEEYAKRVFIQLKRLERGQEPQPMDRDVQVAVLGDIDELVESARLGKATRKKKVITFVPYVRLSPRQTRQPPPLPGESSPGS; encoded by the coding sequence ATGCCTAACAACGCCTTGAGACCGCTCTTTTGCCTGCTGGTTGCAGTGCTGCTGGCTTTGCCCGCCGGCCATGCTCGCGCCTTCTGCTTTCAGGAAGCCGGCCATATGTACGGCATCAATCCCCTGGTGCTGCGTTCCATAGCCAACGTGGAATCCAGCACGAATCCCAGCGCACTCAACCGGAACAAAAACGGCACCTTCGATGTGGGGCTGATGCAGATCAACAGCATCTGGAAGCCGCTGATGGGGGAGGAACGCTGGAAACTCCTGGGAGACGCCTGCTACAACACCAAGACCGGCGCCTGGATCCTGGCCATGTGCATCAACGACTACGGCTACAACTGGAAGGCGCTGGGCTGCTACCACAGCAGGACGCCGGGACTGAGCGAGGAGTACGCCAAGAGGGTCTTCATCCAGCTGAAACGGCTGGAGCGCGGCCAGGAACCGCAACCGATGGACAGGGATGTGCAGGTGGCGGTGCTGGGAGACATCGACGAGCTGGTGGAGTCGGCCCGCCTGGGAAAGGCTACCCGGAAGAAAAAGGTGATCACGTTCGTCCCCTACGTGCGCCTCTCCCCCCGGCAGACGCGTCAGCCGCCGCCTTTGCCAGGCGAATCTTCACCCGGTTCGTGA
- a CDS encoding glycosyltransferase family 2 protein produces the protein MNCQLNPDNIRSLDLLPSVGIVIVSWNKKVDLLKLLDQIESLNYSAAAVVVVDNASDDGSADEVKSRHPKVTLIVNETNLGGTGGFNTGLDYCRVQGFDYMWLLDNDARITPDALIHLVRVAEGDPTIGVVGSKILNAEEPAYIVKLGATIDWPRGLVRSKSQNVRNFESASELNDVDYVPFCSALIRRSCFQATGRLDERFFLYWDDTDYCLRSKRHGYKTVVATNSIVYHPSFTEKSRDYSYYLIRNTFLFFAKHVKPIPQILSFINILNRFIKNLLFARLIGDAKGASVLFRGLTDFVCLRFGKYVPGASPYTEDFLQSLLSNNDLKGSSYLITFEGSADAMKLAFELLPKNTKQRITILIPYSRSDLYSDYHANIMILDDRVNNLFLEYIRVFLKIVTERFDTVVTTHRSMSPFAFAASRTYFFDFSSRAFRKVPISRGKLPLLILSILSSYLVTVIILPFFWGVGVFLFRQQCNVPITSVDRKF, from the coding sequence ATGAACTGTCAATTAAATCCTGACAATATACGGTCTTTGGATCTGTTGCCGAGTGTCGGCATCGTCATCGTGAGTTGGAACAAGAAAGTGGATTTGCTGAAGTTACTTGATCAGATCGAATCCCTTAATTATTCTGCTGCAGCGGTGGTAGTTGTCGATAATGCTTCCGATGATGGTTCTGCAGATGAGGTAAAGAGTAGACACCCAAAAGTGACTCTAATTGTTAATGAAACCAATCTTGGCGGGACAGGTGGTTTCAATACAGGCCTTGATTACTGTCGAGTGCAAGGCTTTGATTATATGTGGTTGTTGGACAACGATGCGAGAATTACCCCGGATGCCCTTATTCATTTGGTCAGAGTTGCAGAAGGAGATCCGACGATTGGAGTGGTTGGCTCGAAGATTCTCAATGCTGAAGAACCGGCGTATATTGTTAAGCTTGGCGCTACAATCGATTGGCCAAGGGGACTTGTACGTTCGAAAAGTCAGAATGTCAGGAATTTTGAAAGTGCTAGTGAATTAAATGATGTTGACTATGTACCGTTTTGTTCAGCATTAATCCGGCGCAGTTGTTTTCAGGCAACAGGACGACTTGATGAACGCTTTTTTTTGTACTGGGATGATACCGATTATTGTCTTCGCTCGAAAAGACATGGTTATAAAACAGTAGTAGCCACAAATTCGATAGTATATCACCCTTCTTTTACAGAAAAGAGTCGCGATTACAGCTATTACCTCATAAGGAATACTTTTTTATTCTTTGCAAAACATGTGAAGCCTATACCGCAAATACTCTCGTTTATTAATATATTGAACAGGTTTATAAAAAACTTGCTGTTTGCCCGACTTATTGGGGATGCTAAAGGTGCATCAGTCCTTTTTCGAGGACTCACTGATTTTGTATGTCTAAGATTTGGAAAATATGTTCCTGGTGCATCACCATATACTGAAGATTTTTTGCAATCTCTGCTGTCGAATAATGATCTGAAAGGAAGCAGCTATCTTATAACTTTCGAAGGATCAGCTGATGCTATGAAGCTTGCATTTGAACTACTCCCGAAGAATACGAAACAGAGAATAACTATTCTCATACCGTATTCGCGTTCAGATTTATATTCAGATTATCATGCTAATATTATGATTCTTGATGACCGGGTCAATAATCTGTTTCTCGAATATATAAGGGTCTTCTTGAAAATTGTTACTGAACGATTCGACACGGTCGTTACAACGCACAGAAGTATGTCACCTTTCGCGTTTGCCGCTTCAAGAACCTATTTTTTCGATTTTTCGTCAAGAGCATTCAGAAAAGTACCTATCAGCAGAGGGAAGCTGCCTTTGTTGATCTTATCTATACTTTCGAGCTATCTAGTAACCGTTATTATCTTGCCATTCTTCTGGGGTGTGGGAGTTTTCCTTTTTAGACAACAATGCAACGTGCCAATTACCAGTGTTGACAGGAAGTTCTGA